GACGAAACTAGCTATTACATGAAGTCCGCTAGCTTTTTCTGCGTGGCAGGTTGTGCAAAGATTCCAGATAGATTTTTTTAGAAAAAAGATGTTCTTTGATGAGTGGGGATTGTGACACAGATTACATCTTCCAGAGTTTGTTGGACCGTGATCCGAGTAATTTTTTTCTATAATATGTTCTATTCTTTTGTGACAAGTAAAACATACTTTTATAATAGGATCGGGATAAAGATATCTACTTTTTCCCTCCTCTTCAAGATTATTTTCGCCGGTTTGTCCATTATGACAAATTTGACACATAAAGTTTACCGCTGGAGCGTGTCCGTTTTTTCTAGAAGCAAGTTTGTTATGACAAGTGTAGCAGTTTGAATCTTGGGGATTTTCTAAAATATACATATCGGTAGTGGCAGATCCTTTAGCTTCTAGCTTTACTGTTTTTAGCTTGAAATCAGGCCTCATATCGTGACATTTGGTACATAAATTTTCATATATATCGTTATGGAAATAGATTTTTTTAAATCCGGCGGGTATCTCTTCAGCAACTTCAAAAATTTCGTTATGATAAAAGAGTTTTAATTTATACTCTTTAGAGAGATTATTGTTTAAATAGAGTTTTATTTTTATCTCGTTTATGCCTAGTTTTAGAGGAATAGTTTTACAATAGATCTCTTTTTTTGAAGATGTTTTAACCTCAATAGATGTATCAAGTTGTGTTAAAACTTTAAATCCTTTTATCTTTTTAGGATCCACTTTTAGAGAAATTGTCGCAAACTCTTCGTTATAGACCGAATTATTAAGCGGATATAGAATTTGAAAATCTTTGGTATTTGCAAAAAGGGTATGGGAAAAATTAAAAATGGTAAAAAAAACAAAAATAAGTAGCCACTTTTTAAAAAAGTGACTACTTAGTGTTAACGATAGGTTTTTCTCTATCATAATACCTTCTTGCGTGACAAGCTGGTGCACATGAACCTCCCGTCGGTGTTTCGATATATCTTATAGGGAAATTTATCTTTCCAAATTTTGTCTTCTTTCTTAAGTGGTGAGGATAATCTTTTGTGCCGTGAAAATCGTGACAAGCGCGACAGGTTCTACCTTTTTTCTTATTGACGTGAACGTAGTGCAAGTTGACGTCGCCGTTCCTAAAGTTAGTGTATTCGGTAGTTTTTGACTCCATAATCTTTTTAGGTTCGTGACACTCAAAACAGATGTAGTTATTTTTATCAAAATTAGCATAAAAAGTTGGAGGGAAAGGCTTTTTTAGCATTCTAAAATTGTTGCTACCGTGTGGATTGTGACACATAGCGCAATCCCCCCACTGTATAGGACCGTGCCAGTCGGGATTTTCGGCTAGATGTTTTGCCATGTTTATAAGTTTTGCACCGTCCTCGTCTCTTTTTAATGTTTCGTTATGACAATTTAAGCAAAGATCTTTTACGGTTGCAGCTTTAATCATTTTTGGTTGTCCGGTTCCATGAGGATCGTGGCACTCTTGACACCCTCTAGCTCTATTGATCGCTCCGTGTCTGTTTTTAGCCGTAGTTATAAGTATCTCTTTATCTGCGTGACACATAAGGCATAGATCTTTTTTACCGTCTGCTTTTAGCTGAAATTCGTAATTTTCCGTATGAGGATCGTGACAGTTGATACACTGATCCTGTACTGGTGGGTGGATATTTTGCGTTTTATGTAAAAATTCACCTTTTGCTGTATGACATGATGTACAAAGTTCATTTATATTAGAAGCTACCAATAATCTTTTATTTTTTGATTTATGCGGATTGTGACAAGCTGTACAGGCTCCGGCTGCAACCGGGCCGTGTATAAACTTTTTACCCTCTTTTAAATTTTTGTCGTGACACTGATAACAAAGATCGGGTAGATCCATAATTAAAGTAGCATTTTTACTCTTATCTGGATTTTTGTCCGTATGACAAACACTACAATCTCCCCACTCATACGGAGGGTGGATAATCTCTTCGGAAGATAAAAGATTTGGTTCAAAAAAGGGTTGATTACCCTTTTTGACCTCTTGCTTAACAACTTGTGGTGGAGGTTCACTCTTTTTTGGCTCAACCACTTTACTCTCTTGGGCTATATTTTCTTGTTTTTTTAGCTGTTTTGCCTCGGCCGAACTTTTTATCTCTTTTTTTGTTTGGTCGTTAACGCTTTGTGAAGTTG
This Nitrosophilus labii DNA region includes the following protein-coding sequences:
- a CDS encoding cytochrome c3 family protein — translated: MIEKNLSLTLSSHFFKKWLLIFVFFTIFNFSHTLFANTKDFQILYPLNNSVYNEEFATISLKVDPKKIKGFKVLTQLDTSIEVKTSSKKEIYCKTIPLKLGINEIKIKLYLNNNLSKEYKLKLFYHNEIFEVAEEIPAGFKKIYFHNDIYENLCTKCHDMRPDFKLKTVKLEAKGSATTDMYILENPQDSNCYTCHNKLASRKNGHAPAVNFMCQICHNGQTGENNLEEEGKSRYLYPDPIIKVCFTCHKRIEHIIEKNYSDHGPTNSGRCNLCHNPHSSKNIFFLKKSIWNLCTTCHAEKASGLHVIASFVYQRNKGGHPTKDRKDPSRPGRELVCSSCHDPHGSKGPFLLRTTGKIPFSICKRCHKK
- a CDS encoding cytochrome c3 family protein translates to MHFKQKLLLIPILFITILINWGCATSQSVNDQTKKEIKSSAEAKQLKKQENIAQESKVVEPKKSEPPPQVVKQEVKKGNQPFFEPNLLSSEEIIHPPYEWGDCSVCHTDKNPDKSKNATLIMDLPDLCYQCHDKNLKEGKKFIHGPVAAGACTACHNPHKSKNKRLLVASNINELCTSCHTAKGEFLHKTQNIHPPVQDQCINCHDPHTENYEFQLKADGKKDLCLMCHADKEILITTAKNRHGAINRARGCQECHDPHGTGQPKMIKAATVKDLCLNCHNETLKRDEDGAKLINMAKHLAENPDWHGPIQWGDCAMCHNPHGSNNFRMLKKPFPPTFYANFDKNNYICFECHEPKKIMESKTTEYTNFRNGDVNLHYVHVNKKKGRTCRACHDFHGTKDYPHHLRKKTKFGKINFPIRYIETPTGGSCAPACHARRYYDREKPIVNTK